aataacagTCATCAAAAACAATgtgagtttttataattttaaataaaatattaattttctgctATGCGTagacatttaaatatgtactacaaTGTCTTCTTAAATATTTGTAGCTAACAATAAGAAACATTGCATGACCTCAGCTGGTGAAAAGTTTGAAGACCTTGCAGAGGCCAAAATGGAGCTGGTATCTCTGCAACAACAACTTGTTAGACAAGAACTTTTACAGTCATCCATTGAAcatgaaacaaaattaaaatatatggcaGAAGAACATGCATTAAAACTTGAGATCTTAAGAGttgagttagaaattaaaaaaaaaaaataatttaatttaatttagtaaaaagcttaatatattatataaaatgcttcttttataatactttcttaaaatgtttaaccatcaataataaataacatacctacattaaaatttaaattcttaaatataattgtattttcattgtaattataattaatataaaatagtaaaataagtaaaaaatagtaataaaatatattattattaatagtgatactaatagtagtaatattatataaatatttaactaataaaaaaatgtatacttatatttatttataataatatatataagttagtatataattccaattttttaaataataaaagtttaatttaatcaattcaaaatttgtatgtttaaaatgAAGATGCCTAATGTTTATAGTCTAGAGAAATACTCTCTTATCAATTGTTGTCTTGCACAACCTTCTTCATCCATTATTTCATGATTAACATTGATTATTTCATTTGGTGGTAATACTACGTCTACGAGATCAGGGGCTTCTAAATCATTGTTATCGCATGCAATGTTATGTAAAATAGAACAAGCAACAATTACAGCTTGTGATGTAGTTAGCTTCAAGCGTAGACCAAGAGATAAAATTGGGAATCTACGTTTAAGAACTCCATATGTTCTTTCTACTGGGTTTCTCGTTCTAATTATTGACTCATTGTATAGCTCTTCATATTTCCCCTTGATTTATAAAAGGAGTTACATATGACTGGTATTTTTATATCACTATCTGCAACATTAAGGCTATTTTCCCTATTTNNNNNNNNNNNNNNNNNNNNNNNNNNNNNNNNNNNNNNNNNNNNNNNNNNNNNNNNNNNNNNNNNNNNNNNNNNNNNNNNNNNNNNNNNNNNNNNNNNNNNNNNNNNNNNNNNNNNNNNNNNNNNNNNNNNNNNNNNNNNNNNNNNNNNNNNNNNNNNNNNNNNNNNNNNNNNNNNNNNNNNNNNNNNNNNNNNNNNNNNNNNNNNNNNNNNNNNNNNNNNNNNNNNNNNNNNNNNNNNNNNNNNNNNNNNNNNNNNNNNNNNNNNNNNNNNNNNNNNNNNNNNNNNNNNNNNNNNNNNNNNNNNNNNNNNNNNNNNNNNNNNNNNNNNNNNNNNNNNNNNNNNNNNNNNNNNNNNNNNNNNNNNNNNNNNNNNNNNNNNNNNNNNNNNNNNNNNNNNNNNNNNNNNNNNNNNNNNNNNNNNNNNNNNNNNNNNNNNNNNNNNNNNNNNNNNNNNNNNNNNNNNNNNNNNNNNNNNNNNNNNNNNNNNNNNNNNNNNNNNNNNNNNNNNNNNNNNNNNNNNNNNNNNNNNNNNNNNNNNNNNNNNNNNNNNNNNNNNNNNNNNNNNNNNNNNNNNNNNNNNNNNNNNNNNNNNNNNNNNNNNNNNNNNNNNNNNNNNNNNNNNNNNNNNNNNNNNNNNNNNNNNNNNNNNNNNNNNNNNNNNNNNNNNNNNNNNNNNNNNNNNNNNNNNNNNNNNNNNNNNNNNNNNNNNNNNNNNNNNNNNNNNNNNNNNNNNNNNNNNNNNNNNNNNNNNNNNNNNNNNNNNNNNNNNNNNNNNNNNNNNNNNNNNNNNNNNNNNNNNNNNNNNNNNNNNNNNNNNNNNNNNNNNNNNNNNNNNNNNNNNNNNNNNNNNNNNNNNNNNNNNNNNNNNNNNNNNNNNNNNNNNNNNNNNNNNNNNNNNNNNNNNNNNNNNNNNNNNNNNNNNNNNNNNNNNNNNNNNNNNNNNNNNNNNNNNNNNNNNNNNNNNNNNNNNNNNNNNNNNNNNNNNNNNNNNNNNNNNNNNNNNNNNNNNNNNNNNNNNNNNNNNNNNNNNNNNNNNNNNNNNNNNNNNNNNNNNNNNNNNNNNNNNNNNNNNNNNNNNNNNNNNNNNNNNNNNNNNNNNNNNNNNNNNNNNNNNNNNNNNNNNNNNNNNNNNNNNNNNNNNNNNNNNNNNNNNNNNNNNNNNNNNNNNNNNNNNNNNNNNNNNNNNNNNNNNNNNNNNNNNNNNNNNNNNNNNNNNNNNNNNNNNNNNNNNNNNNNNNNNNNNNNNNNNNNNNNNNNNNNNNNNNNNNcaggtaaatataaaatgtatatattttgaaccAAAGTAGTACAATACAATCATATAATGATGAGGTAGCttattttttatggtattttataataatatataaactctATGTTTTAATCCTTCAGTTAAACGTTTAACTAGTAGAAAAAGTAATAGATAACTTAACCAACACTTTATCCTAAAGTTATTATGTTTAACCATTAACTGATAAACTGAAAAGTTTCAGTTAACTCTCTGTTAAATTTAACTGGCAGTTAAATATCTCTAACTAGCGGTTAAATATGACTGAAAAACCGGGCCTAAGTCGAATACCGGCTAAGTTATGCTTCGACAAAAATAATTACTCGTTTTTtgggccccccccccccccactccgCCCGACGGTTGCCTCTACGCGCGTGACGACCGATGTTGGGTAGCCTACGCGAATGGAACCGCAGTGTTGCCAGATGGTACGATCCTAGTGGGGACATACGATAATTTTGAAGACGCGGTACGATCATCTCTCTTTCCAAACCTGGAAACACTGATGTTGCGTTTTTCATTGTTACACTTTTCGGTGTTGCGATTTTTTTCCAGCGACTCCCATCCACCTAACGCCCCATAAAGAACTTCGTTCCAATagtgatatttttgatttgttgtaTCACACTATGGATGAACAAATAATGCAACCTAGTAAGATTTTTATGTCTTTATTtccattgtatttaatatttaacgtgtatatatttattttttgattataggTCAGGCTGTAGAGCAAAATGGCTTTAGTAAAATTGATGCACcagaaaattgtgaaaattctTAATCGTTGTACCATAATATGGATGAACCAATAATGTATTCTAGTAAGCATCTTgtgtctttatttttaatacatttaatatttaaaatatttatgtatatttttttaaattaaaggcCATGTTGTAAATCAGAATGATGTTAGTAAAATTGATGCACCAAGAACTAGCGAAACTTTTTAGTTGTTGTCTCATACACTGGATGAACCAACAGTGCATTCTATTAAGCAAGTTATgtctttatttttaagttaatatgatgtattttaaataggaaccaatatttttatcataatggtATGAATAGTGAAAAAAGttctttgaatattattttattatggtatAATGATTGAATTGAAACTATAAAGAAATATTGTCCAAACAcactaaataaatgtttttccccttactttgaaaaaaaaaatttagaaataaatgccCACATTATTTGATTCTTTTCTTTGATTCATTTTAACATGCCTGTTTTTATAGttcagattattttatttctttttaaaatattgttatctatattatttgttcaatactctttcttaatattttaattaaatgaatagTTACAGATCggatttgattaaattaaccACAACTTAGGTCTTTGAACTTATCGcatatattaattgataccttaaagattataataataaaataatgagagAACAAAATGTGAAATAgtgagataaataataaattatagtacaattacaaaataggtgttgcaatttattgtataagaaaagttttaaattaaattaacataattacaacttattttaaaacaattgatttaaaaaaatattttctatgaacaaaataaatcacaattaaaaaaaatatattattagagaaACTTATACAATGAGGGTGTATTTAGGACTTAGGTAGGTAATGTAACTTAGAGTTGGAtcacatttaaatgtattttaatatcacatataaatatttattagataggCATTATGGTGATAATACTGATACAGTCGACGTTGGCATATTGGATATTGTGGAAGGTATCAATTTGCATCAATTTGAAAGTGATTCAATGTCTACTTCAACGATTACAGAAGTTTACAACAGTCCAGAGTACACACCGTACAATGAACACTCAGAATCAGAAGAGACTGATGGAGAAGGTAATCAAGAACCAATGAATGAATCACATACcagtaatacaaataatgcaATAGAATCAGCAGAGACAATTATTGTAGACGGagcaaaaaaaagtaattactaaaaaataaataaaaaataaaagagtttTCTGTCTATTTTGTGAACAATTGGAGACAAATTTTCCAAGACACTTAGAACGTAAACATGCATTAGAACCAGAATTTATCTTATTACCGAAAAAAAGTAAAGAACGTGTTATGCATCTagaacttttgaaaaataaagttaatttacaacataatagAAATGTATTGGAACAAAACAAAGGGTCACTAATTGTTGGCAGGAGACCAACAATTTCTGGTGAAATTGatgcaaataattttttgccATGCACTcattgtttaagttttttaaaaaacaaaaactataccGTCATATTAATAGATGTCCATTCAAAAGTATAGCAGTTGCAGATGGTTTGCCAAAACGCAGAAACAATTTAATGCAAAGTACAACATTATTGCACGTAGCTAAAGATCACACGCAACTGCAAAATGAAGTTTTTGTATCTATGAAGTGTGATGATATAACCTTTGTTGCTCAAAGTGATGATTTGATATGTTTATTTGGCTCAAGACTTCTAAAAAATCACAGAGAAaggcatttaaaaaattacatatcacAAAGACTCGGACAACTAgcaaaatttttacaaattttacgtGGCTTAGAACCtgatgtaaaaaatttaaaagattttttggttccaaaacattttaaaactgttgTTCAAGCTGCTAAAGAATTGAGTGGATATGATGAAGAACACAACACATATGTCCATCCAACAAATGCACTTAAGATTGGACACTCAATATTACAATGCGCAGATATTCTCCAAAGTCAATTTCTTGTTACCGGTGTTCCCGAAGAAAAATTacagaacttaaaatattttacaaaagtgTTTAATAAAGAATGACGATATTCCTTATCTTCTAATGCGTGCGCAGATTTgtcaaaaaaacaattaaacaaaagtGTCAACTTACCAGATGCAAAAGATATAACACTTTTgcataattttctattaaatcAACTTGAAGAAGTGAAATCATTGATTGAAAACAAAGAAATAAATCaagaaacatacaaaatattatgccaAAACTTACTGACCCAAATTATTCTACTTAACCGCCGCAGATCGGGTGAAGTCCAAAGAATAAAAGttatagattatttaaatagaagtaaaaataaactacaagaAGAAATCCAAAAATCACTTTCAGaagtagaaataaaattatcggAAAGTTTTGAAAGATTTGAAATAAGGGGAAAGCGTGGAAGGGCAGTTCCAGTTCTATTAACAGGTATAATGAAACAATCTATAGATCTTCTTTTAAAAATCAGAAATGCCGCTAgtgtatttaaacaaaatgaatACTTGTTTGCAATTCCGAATACTGCAGTAGGATATTACCGTGGCTCTGACTGTCTGAGGAAGGCAGCAAACGAATGTGGATCATCTGCCCCAGAACTACTCACGTCAACAAAACTCCGAAAACATATTGCCACAATGTCTCAATTATTAAACCTAAGTACAAATGACAGAGAACAGCTTGCCAATTTTATGGGACACGACCTAGCAATACATAATGAATAGGTACTATAGACTCCCTAacgaaacattaaaaattagtaGAGTTAGTAAAATACTTCTGGCAATGGAGTCCGGTAATCTGCATGAACTTAAAGGCAAAACACTCGAACAATTTGATGATTTTTTGATGCCTTCCAATGCAATTGAATGTTCCTCTGATTCTGACGATAATGAAAATGTTacaggtattattttataaactttaagaTATTAGGATTATTGAGTTATCTGAATAATAATcatgttttatttgttatcaGATTCTGTTGGTGAAAATGCATTAGATGTTGAATGGAGTGACAATGAAAATATAGATACCAGTAAACAACTGACATAAAAAAAGCAAACGTcagttacaaaaacaaaaactcgaGTTGATTACATTAAATGGAGTAATGGTGAAATGGAAGCACTTAAACGTTTTTTTGGTAAATTCATAGCTTTACATAAAATTCCACAGCAGCATGATTGCCTCTTAGCCATAAAAAAGGA
This portion of the Acyrthosiphon pisum isolate AL4f chromosome A1, pea_aphid_22Mar2018_4r6ur, whole genome shotgun sequence genome encodes:
- the LOC103310706 gene encoding uncharacterized protein LOC103310706; translated protein: MDEQIMQPSQAVEQNGFSKIDAPENYRHYGDNTDTVDVGILDIVEGINLHQFESDSMSTSTITEVYNSPEYTPYNEHSESEETDGEGNQEPMNESHTSNTNNAIESAETIIVDGAKKKRKHALEPEFILLPKKSKERVMHLELLKNKVNLQHNRNVLEQNKGCPFKSIAVADGLPKRRNNLMQSTTLLHVAKDHTQLQNEVFVSMKCDDITFVAQSDDLICLFGSRLLKNHRERHLKNYISQRLGQLAKFLQILPAKELSGYDEEHNTYVHPTNALKIGHSILQCADILQNLSKKQLNKSVNLPDAKDITLLHNFLLNQLEEVKSLIENKEINQETYKILCQNLLTQIILLNRRRSGEVQRIKVIDYLNRSKNKLQEEIQKSLSEVEIKLSESFERFEIRGKRGRAVPVLLTGIMKQSIDLLLKIRNAASVFKQNEYLFAIPNTAVGYYRGSDCLRKAANECGSSAPELLTSTKLRKHIATMSQLLNLSTNDREQLANFMGHDLAIHNE